cccgggccctttaaatcgcccctgagCCGTGGGGCTCCCGGCCGCCTCTGCAGTTGGtagctccaggggtgatttaaaggccacgcctcttccggttgaggccacgcccctgctcagcactccggcataccggtaagtcctttaacttactttcacccctgtttcAAGTACTATTTAATAAGAACACAACTCCATATTAGTTTGTCTAACCCGCTACTATACACATTTCTCAACTATTCCCAAAATGATGCTTCTAGCCTATTAACAAATATTGGATTATCTAAGTATTCACTTTTCTTTACTTTTACAAGGAAGAGCAAATTCTCCACACTTTTACTAGGGCTGAAAAAGCGCAGGCTTCCATCCTCCCCTAAAAATTAAATGCTCTATCTCAACTATAACACTACCTGAATAGTTTTAACGTACACTGGACCGAATTTTGACCTGACTCTCACCCTGTGTAATCCCATTTCCTTCGCAGGGATTATCTGGGAGATAAATCTGAGTTGAATTTGGCCAACATTtatctctcaattttttttttaagtttgataCTACTTTTCTAATACCACTGAGTTTGAAATTGAAGTGTGTTTTCTTGCAATATTTTCTCCTGACATTATGGGTGCACACTGCTTTCTTAGGTTAGGGTTGCTTATAAATAAATCTGGTCAAATAATtacctttttttgaaaaaaatcatcaagTACTTTATTTATCCAGTAACTTATCTGAGTCATCTCATTGACCTTAGTAGActtagaatcaggccctaaataagtCGGGCAGCACAAGAGCCAAGGTCTCAGTCACTGCATAATTTACAAGCTCAATTCAGGTGTTCCAGTGCTAGCTAGCCAAACAGTTTTAATTCAATGTATTGCTAAAATAAACAGATAGTAGTGATCAGATTCCATACTTACAGCTCTTCATTCAGGAGTCTcccagcattttacaaacattagttaTCACTCCCAACTGTCCTATGAGGAAGGTACTATTAAGTAGTagtatctgcattttacagatggtgaaaataaagcacagaaagattaaatgacaTGTCCAGGGTGACACAATGGCAAACCAGATAATGGAACCCAAGACTTCTGGCTCTAGTCCTATAACCACTAGACTATACTCTATCTCTCACTTCagtagaatttatttttaagtatttcttGTCCCTGTTAGTTTTATATAAGTTCAGTGAATCTTTTCTTGCAGGTCCCAACACAACTACTTAAGAATCACTCGCATTCTGAAAAGTCTTGGTGAGCTTGGATATGAGAGTTTCAAATCTCCGCTTGTAAAATTTATTCTCCATGAAGCTCTTGTGGAAGACACAATTCCCAACATTAAGCAAAGTGCTTTGGAATATTTTGTATATACCATTAGAGACCGAAGAGAAAGGAGACAGCTCCTGCGATTTGCCCAACAACATTATACACCTTCAGAGCATTTCATCTGGGGGCCACCAAGAAAACAGAAGTTAGAGGGAAACAAAACAGGTAAAAAGCCAACATCCCCAGTTTCTTCTCACAATAGTTACATTTCTAAACATAAGAAATGGAGAGATTCCAAGAATACATCCATAACTGGTAGCTCAAGTAGCAAAACAGCTGAAGAAAAAAAGGTAGAACTCACAAGAAATGGAGAAAAAAGCGACCAGTGTGGAACAGAAACCAACTGTGAAGCTGCTAAGCAGAACAACAGTGAAAAGAACAGTGATACTGAAAGTCAAAATTCCAAATCAGAGGAAGCACTCAATTCGTCAGACAAAAAGGAGAATATTTCTCATTCCAAAAAAGATAAAGGAAAAGATGGCGAAAATCTGAGCCAAGATTGTGGAAATCCGACAGTTATAGAGACAGAGCCATGTGACAGTGAGAACTGTTCAAATAATGTATCAGCAGACGTGCAAGACAACCTAGGTCAGGATAAACCTCCAGTGGAATCCACCATAAAGAACAAAGATGAGATACAATCATGAGTCCAAATTTAAAACTAGTTATGTTTCATACTGAATGAAACAAATAATTCATTGTTCTTTCATTTTGGATG
The nucleotide sequence above comes from Trachemys scripta elegans isolate TJP31775 chromosome 3, CAS_Tse_1.0, whole genome shotgun sequence. Encoded proteins:
- the OGFRL1 gene encoding opioid growth factor receptor-like protein 1 isoform X1, with translation MGSLLSGVSVKEPATVEDCDSTWETDSEPELQDPGGDQQQETVGGEEPAPEPPAPLSAASARPEETQQEGEEVEGGREAAAAPGPEQSDDATELTTKPKRSFYAARDLYKYRHQYPQNFKDLRYQNDLCNLRFYKNKIPFKPDGVYIEEVLNKWKGDYEKLEHNHTYIQWLFPLREQGLNFYAKELTTYEIEEFKKTKEAIRRFLLAYKMMLEFFGIKLIDKTGNVARAANWQERFQHLNESQHNYLRITRILKSLGELGYESFKSPLVKFILHEALVEDTIPNIKQSALEYFVYTIRDRRERRQLLRFAQQHYTPSEHFIWGPPRKQKLEGNKTGKKPTSPVSSHNSYISKHKKWRDSKNTSITGSSSSKTAEEKKVELTRNGEKSDQCGTETNCEAAKQNNSEKNSDTESQNSKSEEALNSSDKKENISHSKKDKGKDGENLSQDCGNPTVIETEPCDSENCSNNVSADVQDNLGQDKPPVESTIKNKDEIQS
- the OGFRL1 gene encoding opioid growth factor receptor-like protein 1 isoform X2 produces the protein MGSLLSGVSVKEPATVEDCDSTWETDSEPELQDPGGDQQQETVGGEEPAPEPPAPLSAASARPEETQQEGEEVEGGREAAAAPGPEQSDDATELTTKPKRSFYAARDLYKYRHQYPNFKDLRYQNDLCNLRFYKNKIPFKPDGVYIEEVLNKWKGDYEKLEHNHTYIQWLFPLREQGLNFYAKELTTYEIEEFKKTKEAIRRFLLAYKMMLEFFGIKLIDKTGNVARAANWQERFQHLNESQHNYLRITRILKSLGELGYESFKSPLVKFILHEALVEDTIPNIKQSALEYFVYTIRDRRERRQLLRFAQQHYTPSEHFIWGPPRKQKLEGNKTGKKPTSPVSSHNSYISKHKKWRDSKNTSITGSSSSKTAEEKKVELTRNGEKSDQCGTETNCEAAKQNNSEKNSDTESQNSKSEEALNSSDKKENISHSKKDKGKDGENLSQDCGNPTVIETEPCDSENCSNNVSADVQDNLGQDKPPVESTIKNKDEIQS